The following coding sequences are from one Mesorhizobium onobrychidis window:
- a CDS encoding asparagine synthase-related protein: MTAIIGRYEHGEFSVASELVSCERNEQGEARSDDNHLPNELSQFRRGGVSLLFDEVAYIATEKRQRIAFDPDRFVEEYRSRGQDAFDDLDGQYAIALHDAASGRLHIARDTFGTRPLFIAHLPSGIAFSTTYSPLCKLPELHPAFDVAAVRAFIERGWAPAGLTFHRDIRPARAGFVEIFDRALHSLRRLPPQANEYTQPRDLLSSDELLSLLRRIVAESLQRSHGDIGVSLSGGIDSAAIAALLKEADPRRVIRSFTVGYGEEDPEIQGARATASHLGLEHHEIIVGARDLASLMQEAVRALGNPGGYDEFPCLFALWRDASRSVQTLFSGNLSDTLFGGMPYHRDLWLRMNNARDDLSRKDQSGSLDIKPANQEGPKDLLFDNLRQSLTDWDERIGAQTLLASRAELELVMPLSRRSLLDLSLRLPAQQKVTESHVKSFFRESISKLLPPEILQRPKGIQQLRYDGDMRDALLELSRRYLTKDRVERHAIVSLGDVQACICESKDSFTKARFQTLWNMLIFEIWTDAFANDDPAWSSDR, from the coding sequence ATGACAGCGATCATAGGCAGGTACGAGCACGGCGAGTTCTCTGTGGCCAGCGAGTTAGTCAGCTGCGAACGTAACGAACAAGGTGAAGCTCGTTCCGATGATAACCATCTGCCAAATGAACTTTCGCAATTCCGCCGTGGTGGTGTGAGTCTGTTGTTCGATGAAGTAGCTTATATTGCGACGGAAAAGCGTCAGCGCATTGCATTCGATCCTGATCGTTTCGTGGAGGAATATCGATCACGCGGACAAGACGCGTTCGACGACCTTGATGGTCAATATGCCATTGCGCTGCACGACGCCGCGAGTGGCAGATTGCACATTGCACGGGATACCTTCGGTACCCGTCCGCTGTTCATCGCACATCTTCCGTCTGGCATTGCATTTTCCACGACCTACTCACCACTATGCAAGCTTCCGGAACTTCATCCCGCCTTCGATGTCGCTGCCGTTCGTGCATTCATTGAGCGTGGTTGGGCGCCGGCTGGATTGACCTTCCATCGCGATATACGGCCGGCGCGAGCTGGCTTCGTTGAGATATTCGACCGTGCGTTGCACAGTCTTCGTCGCCTGCCGCCTCAGGCGAATGAGTATACTCAGCCCAGAGACTTACTGTCGTCCGACGAATTGTTGTCGCTTCTTCGTCGGATTGTGGCGGAATCACTTCAACGTTCACATGGCGATATCGGCGTTTCACTCAGCGGCGGCATCGATTCCGCCGCGATCGCAGCGCTGCTGAAAGAAGCCGATCCGCGCCGTGTAATACGGAGCTTCACCGTTGGTTACGGCGAGGAGGATCCGGAGATCCAAGGTGCCCGCGCGACCGCCTCCCATCTTGGCTTGGAGCATCATGAAATTATCGTCGGCGCGCGAGACTTGGCTTCCCTCATGCAGGAAGCCGTACGAGCTCTGGGTAATCCGGGCGGCTATGATGAGTTTCCGTGCCTTTTCGCCCTGTGGCGAGACGCGTCAAGATCCGTGCAAACGCTTTTTTCTGGCAATCTCAGCGACACGCTTTTTGGCGGCATGCCCTACCATAGGGATCTTTGGCTTAGGATGAACAACGCGCGCGATGACCTTTCGCGCAAGGACCAATCAGGATCGCTAGATATCAAGCCAGCTAATCAAGAAGGTCCCAAAGACCTCCTTTTCGACAATCTTCGCCAATCACTCACTGACTGGGACGAACGTATCGGTGCGCAGACCTTGCTCGCTTCACGCGCGGAACTTGAGTTGGTTATGCCGCTATCGAGACGATCCTTGCTCGACTTGTCCCTACGCCTCCCCGCTCAACAAAAAGTGACGGAATCTCACGTCAAGTCTTTCTTCCGGGAGAGCATCAGCAAACTGCTTCCTCCTGAAATTCTTCAGCGCCCGAAGGGGATTCAACAATTGCGCTATGATGGCGACATGCGCGACGCCCTATTGGAACTCTCGCGAAGGTACCTGACGAAGGACCGCGTTGAACGACATGCGATCGTATCACTTGGCGATGTGCAGGCGTGTATATGCGAAAGCAAAGACAGCTTCACGAAGGCGCGGTTCCAGACGCTTTGGAACATGCTGATATTTGAGATTTGGACAGATGCCTTTGCGAATGATGACCCGGCCTGGAGCAGTGACCGATGA
- a CDS encoding alkaline phosphatase family protein encodes MRFLIVSFDGLRPDLVAPDLTPNLCRLQAYGITLSNHRTVYPSETRSAFPSFVTGSTTSRHGMVGNKYVDRSVTPSRYIDTADEVLLRKLDLESGGRLMSTQTLGEILASDGRSLAVLATNSPGTTRFFHHKAEDFRQVRLSGHFRGACTPDDLLAEAEELLGPLLPDPPSTEPDKAGQDWITSAFLEVVWPKYRPDVTVLSYGEPDITSHFHGTGAEATRSIIAHCDRQFGRVLDWWEAEGRAEGVQVIAISDHGHITGQTQVSVVDSLRRAGYRPGTAPALDVDVVVVPGQVGALYLADPSDERVARIVATITGEPWCGPVFTQAKNETEGIAPGSLGKHLVFIDHSRAPDVSFSFRANDSIDPFGLVGGTFYEDNLCLGVHGGLHPKELAALGIIAGSAFPAAGSVSTTPSGICDFAPTILHLLRIAQPGSMTGRVLTEIVEPRHKAAPEIRSEAFDVGLGRFRQVLRRVHVGPSTYIESGTAEG; translated from the coding sequence ATGCGCTTTCTCATCGTCAGCTTCGACGGCCTGCGTCCTGACCTGGTCGCACCCGACCTGACACCGAACCTCTGCCGACTACAGGCCTATGGCATCACCTTGTCGAACCATCGCACGGTCTATCCAAGCGAAACCCGCTCGGCCTTTCCCAGTTTCGTGACCGGTTCGACGACGAGCCGGCATGGCATGGTTGGGAACAAATATGTCGACCGTTCGGTAACTCCGTCCCGCTACATCGACACAGCAGACGAGGTTCTCCTGCGCAAGCTTGACCTCGAAAGCGGTGGGCGGCTGATGTCCACACAGACGCTAGGGGAAATCCTCGCTTCGGACGGTCGCAGTCTTGCCGTCTTGGCCACCAACTCGCCCGGCACGACTCGCTTTTTCCACCACAAGGCGGAGGATTTCCGGCAGGTTCGGCTTTCAGGGCATTTCCGCGGGGCCTGCACGCCGGACGATCTGCTGGCTGAAGCCGAAGAGTTGCTTGGGCCGTTGCTGCCAGATCCGCCCAGCACCGAGCCTGACAAGGCCGGCCAAGATTGGATCACCTCAGCATTTCTTGAGGTGGTCTGGCCGAAATACCGGCCTGATGTGACAGTCCTCTCCTACGGCGAGCCAGACATCACTTCGCACTTCCATGGCACAGGCGCTGAGGCAACTCGGTCGATCATCGCGCATTGCGACCGCCAGTTTGGCCGGGTGCTAGACTGGTGGGAAGCAGAGGGACGTGCTGAAGGCGTACAGGTCATCGCGATCTCCGACCACGGACACATCACGGGTCAAACCCAGGTTTCGGTCGTCGACAGCCTGCGTCGTGCGGGCTACCGACCCGGTACCGCACCCGCACTAGACGTCGATGTCGTGGTGGTGCCCGGGCAGGTCGGCGCGCTCTATCTCGCTGACCCAAGCGACGAACGGGTCGCCCGGATCGTGGCGACGATCACCGGCGAGCCGTGGTGCGGGCCGGTTTTTACCCAGGCGAAGAACGAGACCGAGGGCATCGCCCCGGGAAGCCTTGGCAAACATCTGGTCTTTATCGATCATTCTCGCGCACCGGATGTGTCTTTCTCCTTCCGCGCGAATGACAGTATCGATCCATTCGGCCTTGTCGGCGGTACTTTCTACGAAGACAACCTCTGTCTAGGCGTCCATGGTGGTCTGCATCCGAAGGAGTTGGCCGCCCTGGGAATCATCGCTGGTTCAGCTTTCCCTGCCGCAGGTTCCGTCTCCACAACCCCTTCCGGCATCTGCGATTTTGCACCGACCATTCTGCATCTACTTAGAATAGCGCAGCCGGGAAGCATGACCGGCCGCGTTCTGACCGAAATCGTTGAGCCAAGACATAAGGCTGCCCCCGAAATTCGCAGTGAAGCTTTCGATGTGGGGCTTGGCCGTTTCAGGCAGGTTCTTCGGCGTGTTCACGTTGGACCCTCGACTTATATCGAGAGCGGGACGGCGGAAGGGTAG
- a CDS encoding M24 family metallopeptidase, translating to MVFLRPLNRKRAQILMEQDGLDGIILIQPESIIYGTGARPGSAAGWRRAGAAFVIVPADSREPITAIIGDFYAEEFRAASGIDDIVTFPVWVDLIDISEIPDGYLIERLSTARPPEQVRLRPATFDRKQTFALLAGALAGRGLSTARLGTENAFLPVEDQALFNEACPNVRWSDASTLVGRLRMIKSTGEINRLKLAAQSAEAGTAAAIAHIRPGRTADELFSIFRTASAQRAAELGYHGPVLPNGAITIGPGATGKGRPAQRGDVIRLDLGCVVDGYTSDCARTAVLGRPSADQQAIYGALRIAFESGLERLRPGVPLREVYTTAMKTMHVQGFDMYCRGHFGHGVGASIFVEEWPFISADETTEIEPGMVLAYELPWYIRGLGAFMLEDQFIIGADSSEPCWSLSRELAICDC from the coding sequence ATGGTGTTTCTCCGCCCACTTAATCGTAAGCGTGCGCAGATCCTCATGGAGCAGGATGGGCTGGACGGAATCATACTAATCCAACCCGAGTCGATCATCTATGGCACAGGAGCACGCCCAGGCAGCGCGGCCGGCTGGCGACGGGCTGGCGCTGCTTTTGTGATCGTGCCCGCCGATTCACGAGAGCCGATCACCGCGATTATCGGCGATTTCTACGCTGAAGAATTCCGAGCTGCTTCCGGAATTGACGACATCGTCACCTTTCCTGTTTGGGTCGATCTGATCGACATTAGTGAGATCCCCGATGGGTATCTCATTGAGCGGCTTTCGACCGCTCGCCCGCCAGAGCAAGTGCGTCTGAGACCAGCAACCTTTGACCGCAAACAAACATTTGCGCTGCTTGCTGGGGCCCTGGCCGGCCGCGGGCTTTCAACTGCACGGCTCGGAACCGAAAACGCTTTCCTGCCGGTTGAAGACCAAGCCTTGTTCAATGAAGCATGCCCCAATGTTCGCTGGTCGGATGCCTCGACGCTCGTCGGTCGCCTTCGAATGATCAAGTCCACCGGCGAAATCAACCGGCTGAAGCTCGCTGCCCAATCAGCCGAAGCTGGCACGGCAGCGGCCATCGCCCACATCCGGCCCGGCCGTACCGCTGACGAGCTGTTCTCAATTTTCCGCACGGCCTCTGCGCAACGCGCAGCCGAGCTGGGATACCATGGCCCGGTTTTGCCGAACGGCGCCATCACGATCGGACCTGGAGCGACCGGCAAAGGCCGACCGGCACAACGAGGAGACGTGATCCGTCTCGATCTTGGCTGTGTCGTTGACGGCTACACTTCCGATTGCGCACGCACCGCTGTGCTCGGTCGGCCGAGCGCGGATCAGCAGGCAATTTACGGTGCCCTGCGTATCGCGTTCGAATCCGGGTTGGAACGCCTCCGCCCCGGGGTGCCATTGCGAGAGGTCTATACGACTGCGATGAAGACAATGCATGTGCAAGGGTTTGACATGTATTGTCGCGGCCATTTTGGCCACGGTGTCGGGGCGTCGATATTCGTCGAGGAATGGCCGTTCATCTCGGCGGATGAAACGACGGAAATCGAGCCCGGCATGGTGCTCGCATATGAGTTGCCCTGGTATATCCGTGGCCTCGGAGCGTTCATGCTGGAAGATCAATTCATTATCGGCGCCGACTCTTCCGAACCATGCTGGTCGTTGTCGCGTGAGCTCGCGATATGCGACTGCTAG
- a CDS encoding ABC transporter permease, with the protein MGKVTETATGTRETTKHRRIPFSVIASVLWIVFIVIVALLADGIAPYQYTALDLPNRLASPLHPHHVLGTDELGRDILSRLIVSVRISILVALGATLISACLGTTMGFAAAHFGGRVEQFILMLADFQAAMPFLILSLSVLAFFGNALPLFIGLMGLYGWERYARIARGLAVAASAQGYAGAVRQLGASPMQVYLRHILPNISSTLIVSMTLTFPEIILMETSLSFLGLGVQPPMTSLGNMLGYGREYMTRAPWIMLAPAVLIVATTLSISLLGDWLLDRLDNGPR; encoded by the coding sequence ATGGGAAAAGTAACCGAAACGGCGACTGGCACGCGAGAGACCACGAAACACCGCCGAATTCCTTTCTCCGTCATCGCCAGCGTGCTCTGGATCGTTTTTATCGTCATAGTGGCGCTGCTCGCTGATGGAATCGCCCCGTACCAATACACCGCGCTTGATCTGCCTAACCGGCTGGCCTCGCCGTTACACCCTCACCATGTGCTTGGAACAGACGAACTCGGACGCGATATTCTATCGCGACTGATCGTATCTGTTCGTATCTCAATTCTGGTCGCCCTTGGGGCAACGCTGATTTCGGCGTGCTTGGGCACGACCATGGGCTTTGCTGCGGCCCACTTTGGTGGGCGCGTCGAGCAGTTCATCCTGATGCTCGCTGACTTTCAGGCAGCCATGCCTTTCCTCATCCTTTCCCTGTCGGTGCTTGCGTTTTTCGGAAACGCTTTGCCGCTGTTCATTGGACTGATGGGACTTTATGGCTGGGAACGCTACGCGCGTATCGCACGCGGGCTTGCGGTCGCCGCCAGCGCGCAAGGCTACGCCGGAGCTGTTCGTCAGTTGGGTGCGAGCCCAATGCAGGTATATCTGCGGCACATCCTTCCGAATATCTCGTCGACGCTCATTGTTTCCATGACGCTGACCTTCCCGGAGATCATCCTCATGGAAACCAGCCTGTCCTTTCTGGGCCTTGGCGTTCAGCCCCCGATGACGAGCCTCGGAAACATGCTCGGCTATGGCCGGGAGTATATGACACGTGCGCCCTGGATCATGCTTGCGCCTGCTGTGCTGATCGTCGCGACGACACTCTCCATCAGCTTGTTGGGCGACTGGCTGCTCGACCGGTTGGATAACGGCCCACGTTGA
- a CDS encoding ABC transporter permease: MFRFFAIRVLRAVLTIALVVTFAFIVLRLSGDPARSVMGDDASPEAMAAFRREWGLDLPLWIQYLHYFAAIFQGELGRSMRGGGPALDLVLGRIPATLMLTLPALLMKLAIGIPAGIYAALHRDSAIDRAVMVTAVAGYTVPSFVLGLVLVQVLAIWLAWLPTGGTGSLQHLILPIITLGVGGAAVLARFIRSAMLEVLGQPYIRTASAKGIPWAAVVRGHALPNAAIPAVTIVGFMVGNLIAGSVVVESVFSWPGVGNLLVVSVTARDLAVVQCILLLVAATMVVSNLIVDFLYGILDPRLANANSTGGR; this comes from the coding sequence ATGTTTCGGTTTTTTGCTATCCGTGTCTTGCGTGCCGTTCTGACCATCGCGCTGGTGGTCACGTTCGCCTTCATCGTCCTGAGGCTCTCGGGAGATCCGGCCCGCAGCGTCATGGGGGACGACGCCTCGCCCGAGGCCATGGCCGCCTTTCGCCGGGAGTGGGGGCTGGATCTGCCACTCTGGATCCAATATCTCCATTACTTCGCAGCGATCTTTCAGGGCGAACTCGGCCGGTCGATGCGTGGAGGCGGGCCTGCGCTTGACCTTGTTCTGGGACGTATCCCGGCAACGCTTATGCTGACCCTTCCTGCACTTCTGATGAAACTGGCCATCGGTATTCCAGCCGGTATCTATGCCGCTTTGCATCGGGACAGCGCCATTGACCGTGCCGTCATGGTCACGGCGGTCGCAGGATATACGGTGCCGAGCTTTGTCCTCGGTCTCGTATTGGTTCAAGTCCTTGCAATCTGGCTTGCGTGGCTGCCGACCGGCGGCACGGGCAGTCTGCAGCATCTAATCCTGCCGATCATCACTCTCGGCGTTGGTGGTGCTGCCGTGCTCGCACGGTTCATTCGGAGCGCTATGCTGGAGGTACTGGGGCAGCCGTACATTCGCACTGCCAGTGCCAAGGGTATCCCCTGGGCCGCGGTTGTGCGTGGTCACGCCCTGCCGAACGCCGCAATTCCTGCCGTTACCATTGTCGGCTTCATGGTCGGCAATCTGATCGCTGGTTCGGTTGTGGTCGAGAGCGTGTTCTCCTGGCCGGGTGTCGGCAATCTGCTGGTTGTGTCGGTGACAGCCCGCGATCTGGCGGTTGTGCAGTGTATTCTCCTGCTGGTGGCCGCCACAATGGTGGTCTCCAACCTCATCGTGGACTTCCTCTACGGCATCCTCGATCCGCGCCTGGCCAACGCGAACTCGACCGGGGGGCGCTGA
- a CDS encoding ABC transporter ATP-binding protein: MTASILDLHGISRSYSTRKGLFGTKVPVHAVDEVSLSLKEGQTLALVGESGSGKSTTGRIALGLERPNSGYVLFRGTELPPANTPAWRRMRTHMQLIHQDPLAALDRRLSILNQVREPLDIHDIGSASKRNNEALAMLDAVGLNASHASSLPYQLSGGQSQRAVLARALIMRPALLVCDEPVSALDVSIQAQVVNLLMDLQKDLRLTLLFISHDLKVVRQVSQHTAVMYLGRIVEYGETNLLLSSPTHPYTKALVSAVPVVGRRTRERIMLKGEPPNPAARPTGCAFHPRCSIARPQCVRVSPTFSTLPDGRSVACHAVHTNPPSKKVET, from the coding sequence ATGACTGCAAGCATTCTTGACCTGCACGGCATTTCGCGCAGCTATTCGACGCGGAAGGGGCTCTTCGGAACAAAGGTGCCTGTCCACGCTGTTGATGAAGTCTCACTGTCTCTGAAAGAGGGGCAGACGCTGGCTCTCGTCGGCGAATCAGGATCGGGAAAATCAACCACAGGACGGATCGCGCTCGGCCTTGAACGGCCGAACAGCGGATATGTGCTCTTCCGAGGTACTGAACTGCCGCCCGCCAATACACCAGCGTGGCGCCGCATGCGCACGCATATGCAACTGATCCACCAGGATCCACTCGCCGCGCTGGACCGCCGACTGTCGATCCTCAATCAGGTCAGGGAACCACTGGACATCCATGACATCGGGTCTGCATCGAAGCGGAACAATGAAGCGCTGGCTATGCTCGATGCAGTTGGCCTGAATGCGAGTCATGCCTCGAGCCTGCCTTATCAACTGTCGGGTGGGCAGAGTCAGCGTGCTGTTCTTGCTCGGGCGCTTATCATGCGACCGGCGTTGTTGGTCTGCGATGAGCCGGTCTCGGCTCTTGACGTCTCGATCCAGGCCCAGGTCGTGAACCTACTCATGGACCTTCAAAAGGACCTACGTCTTACTCTCCTCTTCATCAGTCACGATTTGAAAGTGGTTCGCCAGGTCAGTCAGCATACGGCTGTGATGTATCTCGGTCGTATCGTTGAATATGGCGAGACAAATCTTTTGCTCTCGAGCCCAACCCACCCCTATACTAAGGCGCTTGTCTCAGCGGTACCTGTTGTAGGCCGGCGCACGCGCGAGCGCATCATGCTCAAAGGCGAACCACCCAACCCTGCAGCCCGTCCGACCGGCTGCGCGTTTCACCCTCGCTGTTCCATCGCGCGGCCGCAGTGCGTGAGAGTCTCCCCCACATTCTCGACTCTGCCGGACGGACGATCCGTTGCTTGTCATGCCGTCCATACCAACCCGCCGAGCAAGAAGGTTGAAACCTGA
- a CDS encoding ABC transporter ATP-binding protein translates to MANLAGTAPASALPAASSSQPLLTIEGLSVDFSGVQVIRGVDLTVARGESIGIVGESGSGKSVTWLAALGLLPRTATVSGSIRLEGEELRGASAMRLDRIRGGRVAMIFQDPSSALNPVIRIGRQIGEVLARHQGVSGSNIRGETKRLFELVGLPDAGRRFDAYPHELSGGQNQRVMIATALAGKPDVLVADEPTTALDATIQAQILDLLTTIRRETGMALVLISHDLGVVSETCERIIVMYGGRIVETAPSASIFASPRHPYTQGLLAALPPFEGALKRLIPIEGQVPEPANVPPGCPFAPRCPQRMPVCDATIPPLTQTEAGRFSACIAGPATEAQQPLKLKASVPA, encoded by the coding sequence ATGGCAAATCTCGCCGGCACTGCACCAGCATCCGCATTGCCGGCGGCTTCGTCGTCGCAACCGTTGCTCACGATCGAAGGCCTCTCCGTCGACTTCAGCGGCGTCCAGGTAATTAGGGGGGTCGACCTCACGGTCGCACGGGGCGAGTCAATCGGTATTGTCGGCGAGTCAGGTAGCGGCAAGTCCGTTACCTGGCTTGCTGCGCTCGGGTTGCTGCCTCGCACGGCTACAGTGTCGGGAAGCATTCGGCTGGAAGGCGAAGAACTGCGTGGCGCATCAGCGATGCGGCTCGACCGGATTAGGGGCGGGCGCGTGGCGATGATCTTCCAGGATCCGTCCAGCGCGCTCAATCCTGTCATCCGAATTGGTCGGCAGATTGGCGAAGTTCTCGCGCGACATCAGGGGGTGTCGGGCTCGAACATTCGGGGCGAGACAAAACGTCTTTTTGAGCTCGTTGGCCTGCCGGACGCGGGACGTCGCTTCGACGCTTATCCCCATGAACTGTCCGGCGGTCAGAACCAACGGGTCATGATCGCCACGGCGCTCGCCGGAAAGCCGGACGTCCTGGTTGCCGACGAGCCGACCACCGCGCTCGACGCGACAATCCAGGCCCAGATACTGGACCTCTTGACTACCATTCGGCGCGAGACGGGCATGGCTCTTGTTCTCATCAGCCACGATCTCGGCGTCGTTTCCGAAACCTGCGAGCGCATCATAGTGATGTATGGCGGCCGCATCGTCGAGACAGCGCCGTCAGCCTCGATTTTTGCCAGTCCGCGGCATCCCTATACGCAGGGGCTCCTTGCGGCCTTGCCGCCTTTCGAAGGCGCGTTGAAACGGCTCATTCCCATCGAGGGCCAGGTGCCGGAGCCGGCAAACGTGCCTCCAGGGTGCCCGTTTGCGCCCCGCTGTCCGCAACGCATGCCGGTTTGTGACGCGACCATTCCGCCACTCACGCAAACCGAAGCCGGCCGCTTCTCCGCCTGCATAGCAGGGCCCGCCACGGAGGCCCAGCAGCCCTTAAAACTAAAGGCGAGCGTGCCGGCATGA
- a CDS encoding ABC transporter substrate-binding protein — protein MFLTTRRNLLVAGAASGLLTMTGVPSAKAQDADRRTLRIGMSGFPAAIEPVLYNSTATRRVVPQMFDTLIGFDQTEKMALRPALAERWERVDGQSLRLFLRKGVTFHDGSPFTARDVAFSLSPDHLLGPGKAGKTVAMQTLDTVDRVEIADDHTVLVHAKGDDALLEMRLASWASEIVGSRAYEAAGSWDKWIAAPVGTGPYRIVSQSLDVNIVLAAFDDYWGGKPPYAGIEYRIIPELASRINALTAGEVGFITDLSPDMFSGIESQQGLEVAGGAVQNTRSLAIDTTGPVVSKVGVRRALSLALDRKALVEALWQNRVLVPNGFQFPSFGEGYIEDFAALAYDPDLARELLSESRYNGETVTYKLLNNYYPNQVAGAQVMVEMWRTVGLNVEIQMMENFAQIQQKPINAIYDNSTTAIFPDLLAHAWRLLGPNGELPKLGMWQDKEFFALGEKLKSTVDAAARRAVIRRMLEIIDHENPPCVLLHGSGQFYGKRKDIAWVPGQTLDLNFGPFNAAYTQN, from the coding sequence ATGTTTTTGACAACGCGACGCAATCTATTGGTAGCCGGGGCGGCAAGCGGTCTTCTGACAATGACTGGAGTACCTTCAGCGAAGGCCCAGGACGCCGATCGCCGCACGCTTAGGATCGGCATGTCCGGCTTCCCAGCGGCCATTGAACCAGTCCTCTACAACAGTACAGCCACGCGACGCGTCGTCCCACAGATGTTCGATACGCTCATTGGCTTTGATCAGACGGAAAAGATGGCATTACGCCCGGCACTCGCCGAGCGCTGGGAGCGCGTTGACGGGCAGTCGCTACGCCTGTTCCTGCGCAAAGGCGTGACCTTTCACGATGGCAGTCCCTTTACCGCCCGCGACGTCGCTTTTTCGCTCAGCCCCGATCATCTGCTCGGACCCGGTAAGGCCGGCAAGACCGTCGCCATGCAAACGCTCGATACCGTTGACCGCGTTGAAATTGCCGACGACCACACCGTCCTCGTTCACGCTAAGGGCGATGATGCGCTTTTGGAGATGCGTCTCGCCTCCTGGGCATCGGAAATCGTCGGTAGCCGCGCTTATGAAGCCGCGGGATCCTGGGACAAGTGGATCGCTGCGCCCGTCGGCACCGGTCCGTATCGCATCGTCAGCCAGTCGCTCGACGTGAACATCGTGCTGGCGGCATTCGATGACTACTGGGGTGGAAAGCCGCCATACGCTGGTATCGAGTATCGGATAATCCCGGAGCTTGCTTCACGTATCAACGCGCTCACTGCGGGCGAAGTCGGTTTCATCACCGACCTCTCGCCGGACATGTTCTCTGGCATCGAAAGCCAGCAGGGGCTCGAAGTAGCAGGTGGCGCGGTCCAGAATACGCGCTCTTTGGCGATCGACACAACGGGACCCGTTGTCTCAAAGGTCGGCGTACGGCGGGCGCTCAGCCTGGCGCTCGACCGTAAGGCCTTGGTCGAAGCGCTGTGGCAGAACCGAGTTCTGGTGCCGAACGGCTTTCAGTTCCCCAGCTTCGGAGAAGGTTATATCGAGGACTTTGCTGCTCTTGCCTACGATCCTGACCTGGCGCGAGAACTTCTTAGCGAAAGCCGCTACAACGGCGAAACCGTCACGTACAAACTTCTCAACAACTATTATCCCAATCAGGTGGCCGGCGCTCAGGTCATGGTCGAGATGTGGCGGACCGTCGGCCTCAATGTCGAAATCCAGATGATGGAGAACTTCGCCCAGATTCAACAGAAGCCGATCAACGCGATTTATGACAATTCGACCACGGCAATCTTTCCGGACTTGTTGGCCCACGCTTGGCGTCTCTTGGGTCCAAACGGCGAACTTCCGAAGCTGGGCATGTGGCAAGACAAGGAATTCTTCGCTCTTGGCGAGAAACTCAAATCAACGGTGGACGCAGCGGCTCGCCGCGCGGTCATCCGCAGGATGCTGGAAATCATCGATCACGAGAATCCGCCCTGCGTCCTGCTGCATGGCTCCGGTCAGTTCTATGGCAAGCGCAAGGATATCGCCTGGGTCCCGGGGCAGACACTTGACCTGAACTTCGGTCCATTTAACGCCGCCTATACGCAAAACTGA